One part of the Sulfolobus tengchongensis genome encodes these proteins:
- a CDS encoding ATP-binding cassette domain-containing protein produces the protein MELAVFVKDLTKNYGDILALDHINFEVRRGEVFGLLGPNGAGKTTTIKILTGLTKPTSGKALVAGYDVIKQPYEVKKRIGWIAAEVVVDDDLTAWENLELQAKLEGIKDWKDKATDLLKYFGIYEFKDKQVGKFSTGMRKKLEISMALLNSPEVVFMDEPTIGLDVSTRKALWDIIRQINKDFQVSVLLTTHYMEEADMLCERIAIINKGKIVAIGSPNELKEKYGVDVIEIDYEGTPDKKKLEKFGELSINDGRIRIRTKNAENIVADVLRQLSDVKVKAVRVNKTSLDTVFLTLTGTTIEEGEFDARRFYMTIRRARR, from the coding sequence ATGGAACTTGCAGTTTTTGTAAAAGATCTAACTAAAAATTATGGTGATATATTAGCTTTAGATCATATAAATTTTGAAGTTAGGCGGGGAGAAGTATTTGGACTTTTAGGACCAAATGGAGCAGGAAAAACAACTACAATAAAAATACTTACAGGGTTAACTAAGCCTACGAGCGGCAAAGCTTTGGTAGCAGGATATGACGTTATAAAGCAACCTTATGAGGTCAAGAAAAGAATAGGATGGATTGCAGCAGAGGTTGTTGTTGATGATGACTTAACTGCGTGGGAAAACCTAGAGCTTCAAGCTAAACTTGAAGGTATTAAGGATTGGAAAGATAAGGCTACTGATCTTTTAAAGTATTTTGGCATATATGAGTTCAAAGATAAGCAAGTAGGTAAATTCTCTACTGGTATGAGGAAAAAGTTAGAAATTTCTATGGCGTTACTTAATTCCCCTGAAGTAGTTTTTATGGATGAACCTACTATTGGATTAGATGTGAGTACTAGGAAAGCGTTATGGGATATAATACGACAAATAAATAAGGATTTTCAAGTTAGTGTACTTTTAACTACACACTACATGGAAGAGGCTGACATGTTGTGTGAGAGAATAGCAATTATAAATAAAGGCAAGATTGTGGCAATTGGAAGTCCTAATGAATTAAAAGAGAAATACGGAGTTGATGTTATTGAGATAGATTATGAGGGTACTCCAGATAAGAAAAAATTAGAAAAATTTGGTGAACTCTCTATTAATGATGGAAGGATAAGAATTAGAACGAAAAATGCTGAAAATATCGTTGCAGACGTACTAAGGCAGTTAAGCGATGTAAAAGTTAAAGCAGTAAGAGTAAATAAGACTAGTTTAGATACGGTTTTCCTAACCTTAACTGGAACTACGATAGAAGAAGGGGAATTTGATGCTAGAAGATTTTATATGACTATTAGGAGGGCTAGGAGATGA
- a CDS encoding ABC transporter permease, giving the protein MIDKVLALYEREMKRFFRSRYMWIMILAQPIMWIIFFGSSFSQVPSEFLQTFFHTNDYIAFIVPGELSVSMMMVGSFSSMSLIQDKRLGYLRRILITPTRKSAIFYAKVLGGMTRGIIQVPIMILVSLALGVTYNIDWLGLIEWLIGLVFLGVGFSSVYAIITTNTSDWQAPGVVSNLLNLPLMFSSTALFPEEFFPSWLKAISNVNPLTYSAELGRDALLYADPPDPLYILYLVAFGVIMLILGSIIVEKYLTVD; this is encoded by the coding sequence ATGATAGACAAAGTTTTAGCTCTTTATGAAAGAGAGATGAAGAGATTCTTCAGAAGCAGATATATGTGGATAATGATTTTAGCGCAACCAATAATGTGGATAATATTTTTTGGAAGTAGTTTCTCTCAAGTTCCAAGTGAGTTCTTGCAAACGTTTTTCCATACGAATGATTATATAGCTTTCATCGTGCCAGGTGAACTGTCAGTATCTATGATGATGGTTGGTTCTTTTAGTTCAATGAGTCTCATCCAAGATAAACGTCTTGGCTATCTAAGAAGAATATTGATAACCCCTACTAGAAAATCAGCTATATTTTATGCAAAAGTCTTAGGTGGGATGACTAGAGGTATAATTCAAGTTCCAATAATGATTCTAGTAAGTTTAGCATTAGGTGTTACATATAATATAGATTGGTTAGGGTTAATTGAATGGTTAATAGGACTCGTATTTTTAGGCGTGGGCTTTTCATCGGTTTATGCTATAATAACTACTAATACGTCAGATTGGCAGGCTCCAGGAGTTGTCTCTAACTTGCTAAATCTACCTCTTATGTTTTCTAGTACAGCACTATTTCCAGAAGAATTCTTCCCCTCATGGTTGAAGGCGATAAGTAATGTAAACCCGCTAACCTATTCCGCAGAACTTGGAAGAGACGCTTTACTTTATGCAGATCCTCCAGATCCTCTATATATATTATATCTAGTTGCGTTCGGCGTAATAATGTTAATATTGGGAAGTATTATAGTAGAAAAATATTTGACGGTAGATTAG